The Phoenix dactylifera cultivar Barhee BC4 chromosome 15, palm_55x_up_171113_PBpolish2nd_filt_p, whole genome shotgun sequence genome contains a region encoding:
- the LOC103723125 gene encoding uncharacterized protein LOC103723125 isoform X2, protein MTADTTNPDYWLNWRVSLCGIWVLSCVIVASILIWKYEGSNSEREERAETQQATPGTLYMDESWRPCLQEIHPAWLLAFRVIAYFVLLALLVVNAIVNGGDIFYYYTQWTFVLVTVYFGLGSRLSAYGCHQYLNKVGADKLDLVRPDEERGPYMAPTIEENSNVHDEVKISGFHEEDNIQEIAGFWGYVFQIIYQTNAGAVILTDCVFWLIIFPFLAIKDYNLNFLLIGMHSVNAVFLLADTALNSLRFPWFRIAYFLLWTAAYVIFQWGVHACISIWWPYPFLDLSSSHAPIWYFVVALMHVPCYAVFPLVIKLKHILLSRWFPQSYHGMR, encoded by the exons ATGACTGCTGATACCACCAACCCGGATTATTGGCTCAACTGGAGAGTTTCACTATGTGGGATATGGGTGCTGTCTTGCGTGATCGTAGCATCCATTCTGATATGGAAATATGAAGGTTCCAActcagagagagaagaaagagcagAAACTCAACAGGCGACGCCGGGAACTTTGTACATGGATGAGTCTTGGAGACCTTGTCTTCAAGAAATCCATCCTGCTTGGCTGCTGGCTTTTCGGGTCATAGCGTATTTTGTACTTCTGGCATTGCTCGTCGTCAATGCCATTGTGAATGGAGGTGACATCTTCTACTACTACACACA GTGGACTTTTGTGCTGGTTACTGTTTATTTCGGG CTTGGTTCGCGGCTATCTGCTTATGGGTGCCATCAATACCTCAATAAAGTTGGCGCAGACAAGCTCGACCTTGTAAGGCCAGATGAAGAACGTGGCCCATATATGGCTCCTACAATTGAGGAGAATTCAAATGTGCATGATGAAGTGAAAATCTCTGGCTTCCATGAAGAAGACAACATTCAGGAAATTGCTGGATTTTGGGGTTATGTGTTTCAAATCATCTATCAG ACAAATGCAGGCGCTGTGATCCTTACTGATTGCGTCTTCTGGCTCATCATTTTCCCCTTTCTTGCCATCAAAGATTATAATCTAAATTTT TTACTAATTGGTATGCATTCGGTCAATGCAGTCTTCCTCCTTGCTGATACTGCCTTGAATAGTTTG CGGTTCCCATGGTTCCGGATTGCATACTTCCTACTCTGGACAGCAGCATATGTCATTTTCCAATGGGGGGTCCATGCTTGTATCTCAATCTG GTGGCCTTATCCATTTCTTGACTTGTCATCATCTCATGCCCCTATATG GTATTTCGTGGTGGCATTGATGCATGTCCCTTGCTATGCTGTATTCCCATTGGTTATAAAGTTGAAGCACATTCTGCTATCCAGATGGTTTCCTCAGTCCTACCATGGTATGAGGTAA
- the LOC103723137 gene encoding protein YABBY 7 translates to MIKQAQRPPCFFHLLSLKQSSAQSETMSACNSFLELPEQLGYVQCSFCTTILLVSVPCSSLLKVVTVRCGHCTGLLSVSLVRTSFLPLQLLASLGTDEEKHEECGDAPPRAGEDGDDEEDNEKEGPPKTPVVNKPPEKRQRAPSAYNRFIKEEIQRIKAKEPNITHKEAFSTAAKNWAHFPRVQHKGGESCSMGKGENATDEEVICMHI, encoded by the exons ATGATCAAACAGGCCCAGCGGCCACCGTGCTTCTTTCATCTTTTATCCTTGAAGCAGTCTTCAGCTCAAAGCGAAACCATGTCTGCGTGCAACTCGTTCCTGGAGCTCCCAGAGCAACTAGGCTATGTCCAGTGCAGTTTCTGCACAACCATTCTGCTG GTCAGTGTACCATGCAGCAGCCTGTTGAAGGTGGTGACAGTTCGATGTGGACACTGCACTGGTCTCCTCTCTGTTAGCTTGGTGCGgacttcctttcttcctctgcAGCTCCTAGCCTCCCTAGGGACTGATGAG GAAAAACATGAAGAATGTGGGGATGCGCCTCCCAGGGCCGGCGAAGATGGAGACGatgaagaagacaatgaaaaaGAGGGTCCCCCTAAGACCCCTGTGGTAAATAAAC CTCCAGAGAAGAGACAGCGAGCTCCATCAGCTTATAACCGCTTCATCAA AGAAGAGATTCAGAGGATCAAAGCTAAAGAACccaacatcacccacaaggaGGCCTTTAGCACGGCTGCTAAAAAT TGGGCTCACTTCCCTCGAGTTCAGCACAAGGGAGGTGAGAGCTGCAGCATGGGAAAAGGGGAAAACGCCACGGATGAGGAGGtaatatgtatgcatatataa
- the LOC103723125 gene encoding uncharacterized protein LOC103723125 isoform X1 — protein sequence MHSSTGPSRSSWQPAMTADTTNPDYWLNWRVSLCGIWVLSCVIVASILIWKYEGSNSEREERAETQQATPGTLYMDESWRPCLQEIHPAWLLAFRVIAYFVLLALLVVNAIVNGGDIFYYYTQWTFVLVTVYFGLGSRLSAYGCHQYLNKVGADKLDLVRPDEERGPYMAPTIEENSNVHDEVKISGFHEEDNIQEIAGFWGYVFQIIYQTNAGAVILTDCVFWLIIFPFLAIKDYNLNFLLIGMHSVNAVFLLADTALNSLRFPWFRIAYFLLWTAAYVIFQWGVHACISIWWPYPFLDLSSSHAPIWYFVVALMHVPCYAVFPLVIKLKHILLSRWFPQSYHGMR from the exons ATGCATTCCTCAACAGGACCTTCAAGAAGTTCTTGGCAGCCAGCCATGACTGCTGATACCACCAACCCGGATTATTGGCTCAACTGGAGAGTTTCACTATGTGGGATATGGGTGCTGTCTTGCGTGATCGTAGCATCCATTCTGATATGGAAATATGAAGGTTCCAActcagagagagaagaaagagcagAAACTCAACAGGCGACGCCGGGAACTTTGTACATGGATGAGTCTTGGAGACCTTGTCTTCAAGAAATCCATCCTGCTTGGCTGCTGGCTTTTCGGGTCATAGCGTATTTTGTACTTCTGGCATTGCTCGTCGTCAATGCCATTGTGAATGGAGGTGACATCTTCTACTACTACACACA GTGGACTTTTGTGCTGGTTACTGTTTATTTCGGG CTTGGTTCGCGGCTATCTGCTTATGGGTGCCATCAATACCTCAATAAAGTTGGCGCAGACAAGCTCGACCTTGTAAGGCCAGATGAAGAACGTGGCCCATATATGGCTCCTACAATTGAGGAGAATTCAAATGTGCATGATGAAGTGAAAATCTCTGGCTTCCATGAAGAAGACAACATTCAGGAAATTGCTGGATTTTGGGGTTATGTGTTTCAAATCATCTATCAG ACAAATGCAGGCGCTGTGATCCTTACTGATTGCGTCTTCTGGCTCATCATTTTCCCCTTTCTTGCCATCAAAGATTATAATCTAAATTTT TTACTAATTGGTATGCATTCGGTCAATGCAGTCTTCCTCCTTGCTGATACTGCCTTGAATAGTTTG CGGTTCCCATGGTTCCGGATTGCATACTTCCTACTCTGGACAGCAGCATATGTCATTTTCCAATGGGGGGTCCATGCTTGTATCTCAATCTG GTGGCCTTATCCATTTCTTGACTTGTCATCATCTCATGCCCCTATATG GTATTTCGTGGTGGCATTGATGCATGTCCCTTGCTATGCTGTATTCCCATTGGTTATAAAGTTGAAGCACATTCTGCTATCCAGATGGTTTCCTCAGTCCTACCATGGTATGAGGTAA
- the LOC120113343 gene encoding uncharacterized protein LOC120113343, whose amino-acid sequence MASRGNQSRSSDEEPRRERDLRDIENDELRRQVQNLTERLARYEQNPSEEEGGTTEEDRNTFRDQSLRRDIKVDIPEFEGKMQPDIFLDWLNTVERIFDYKEVPDELKVKIVAIKLRKHASIWWERLKLQRAKEGKTKIRTWKKMKKELRKKYLPETYLQDAFLTMYQFTQGMRTVEEYTEEFDNLMVRCGVAEAEEQTIARYLSGLRHDIHDMVHLHSFISLNDVIKLATKVERQLQQRREKGLTNAPGGRNFKHEGIPNRGSASQSHSSSTSKPTTMVKKDASSSSRPTSSRPQCFKCSGYGHIASECPNRRVVSLAEESDSEENESDSIYDEIEGDITYSDHGEALVVRRTLNSIRSEDDHMWLRHNIFHTRCTAHGKICNVIIDGGSCENCVSMEMVDKLKLKTKPHHHPYSLSWLKKENEVKISQRCLVQFSIGKNYHDEIWCDVVPMDACHLLLGRPWLFDRRVVHDGYKNTYAFLKDGVKITLRPSKMDNTPKPIKGEGSTFLSMAEFEVEIREASQAYALIVVESNPEGNLLPPKITSFLQEFRDVTPHEIPSGLPPMREIQHCIDLMPGAILPNKAAYRMSPKEHEELQRQVNELVAKGLVRESMSPCAVPALLVPKKDGTWRMCIDSRAVNKITIKYRFPIPRLDDMLDQLAGACIFSKLDLRSGYHQICMRPGDEWKTAFKTRDGLYEWLCDAIWAL is encoded by the exons ATGGCAAGCCGAGGCAACCAAAGTCGTTCTAGCGATGAAGAACCTCGTAGAGAGCGAGATCTTCGCGACATAGAGAATGATGAGTTGCGGCGGCAAGTCCAAAATCTTACCGAAAGGTTGGCTCGTTATGAGCAAAACCCGAGTGAAGAGGAGGGCGGCACCACTGAAGAAGATCGCAACACCTTCCGTGACCAAAGTTTACGTCGTG ACATCAAGGTAGACATTCCTGAGTTTGAAGGAAAAATGCAACCCGACATCTTTCTAGATTGGCTTAACACTGTTGAGCGAATCTTTGACTACAAAGAGGTCCCCGATGAGCTTAAAGTGAAGATTGTAGCCATCAAGCTTCGAAAGCATGCATCAATATGGTGGGAGCGCCTCAAGTTGCAAAGAGCAAAGGAGGGCAAAACCAAGATTCGTACTTGgaagaaaatgaagaaagagcttCGCAAAAAGTACCTTCCCGAAACTTACCTTCAAGATGCATTTCTCACTATGTATCAATTCACTCAAGGGATGCGAACCGTGGAGGAGTACACTGAAGAGTTCGACAATCTTATGGTTCGTTGTGGTGTAGCAGAGGCCGAAGAGCAAACAATAGCTCGTTACCTTAGCGGATTGAGGCATGACATCCATGATATGGTACACCTCcattcttttatttctcttaaTGATGTTATTAAACTTGCTACTAAGGTGGAACGCCAACTTCAACAACGGCGAGAAAAGGGTTTAACAAATGCTCCTGGAGGCCGAAATTTCAAGCATGAGGGCATTCCTAACCGGGGGAGTGCATCGCAATCTCATTCATCTTCTACATCTAAGCCAACCACGATGGTGAAAAAAGatgcttcatcttcttctcgGCCAACATCATCTCGACCTCAATGTTTCAAGTGTTCTGGCTATGGGCACATTGCTTCTGAGTGTCCAAATAGAAGAGTGGTTTCTCTTGCCGAAGAAAGTGATAGTGAAGAAAATGAGTCAGattctatatatgatgaaattgAAGGAGACATCACATATAGTGATCATGGTGAAGCTCTTGTGGTCCGTCGAACCCTGAATTCAATACGAAGCGAAGATGATCACATGTGGCTCCGGCACAATATCTTTCATACTCGATGTACGGCTCATGGCAAAATTTGCAATGTTATTATCGATGGAGGAAGTTGCGAGAATTGCGTCTCAATGGAGATGGTGGACAAGTTGAAACTCAAGACAAAACCTCACCACCACCCATATTCTCTTTCTTGGctcaagaaagaaaatgaggTAAAAATTTCCCAACGTtgccttgttcaattttcaattGGAAAAAATTACCATGATGAAATATGGTGTGATGTGGTTCCTATGGATGCTTGCCATTTACTTTTGGGGAGGCCATGGTTATTTGATAGAAGGGTTGTTCATGATGGATACAAAAATACTTATGCATTCTTGAAGGATGGTGTCAAAATAACCCTTAGGCCTTCAAAAATGGACAACACACCCAAACCCATTAAGGGAGAGGGAAGTACCTTTTTGTCCATGGCAGAGTTTGAAGTTGAAATTCGAGAAGCCTCCCAAGCATATGCTCTTATAGTGGTGGAATCTAATCCAGAGGGCAATTTATTGCCACCCAAGATTACTTCTTTTTTGCAGGAATTCCGAGATGTGACTCCCCATGAAATTCCTTCTGGACTTCCACCAATGAGAGAAATCCAACATTGCATTGATCTTATGCCAGGTGCAATTTTACCAAACAAGGCGGCATATAGAATGAGTCCCAAGGAGCATGAAGAATTGCAAAGACAAGTGAACGAGTTGGTGGCCAAAGGCTTGGTACGTGAAAGCATGAGTCCATGTGCGGTTCCTGCCTTACTTGTCCCCAAAAAGGATGGAACATGGCGCATGTGTATTGATAGCCGAGCTGTTAACAAGATCACCATCAAATACCGTTTTCCTATCCCTCGGCTAGACGACATGTTAGATCAACTTGCCGGCGCTTGCATCTTCTCCAAGCTTGATCTTCGAAGTGGCTATCATCAAATTTGCATGAGACCGGGTGACGAATGGAAGACGGCATTCAAGACAAGAGATGGACTATATGAATGGCTTTGTGATGCCATTTGGGCTCTCTAA